The Rhizorhabdus wittichii RW1 genome segment TGCGCGCGCCCGGCGCGGCGACCGGCATGACGCAATTCGAGATGGCGATGGACGAGCTGTCCTACGCGGTCGGCATCGATCCTCTCGACTTGCGGGTGAAGAATTACTCCAACATCGACGCGATGAACGGGACCGAGTTCACCAGCAAGGCTCTGCGCGAAGCCTATGCGCAGGGCGCCCAGGCTTTTGGATGGGACAGGCGCAGCCCGCAGCCGCGTTCGATGCGCGAAGGCAAGGAACTGATCGGCTGGGGCATGGCGACCGGAATGTGGGACGCGATGTTCTCCAAATGCGCGGCCCGTGCGACGCTCAAGACCGACGGCACGCTCGAAGTCGCAAGCGCGATGTCGGACATCGGCACGGGCACCTACACGGTGATGACCCAGGTCGCGGCGGATACGCTCGGACTACCGGCCTCGGCTATCACGGCAAAGCTCGGCGATTCCACACTTCCGCTATCGCCGGTAGAGGGCGGCTCCTGGGGTGCGGCGTCTGTGGGCGCAGCGGTGCAGCTTGCCTGTCATGGCGTGGCCGCCCGGCTCGCCAAGGCTGCTGCGAAGATGGACGGCGATCCGCTCGAGGGCGCGAAGCTGGATGACCTGCTCTTCGAGAATGGAACCATGCGCCGCCGTGACGGCAAAGGTGAAGCGGTCCCCTTCACGGCGGCGATGGAGGCCGCGGCGCTGGACAGGATCGAGGTCGAGAAGACAGCGCAGCCTGGCCCCCTCGACATGGTCAGCCTGATGCGCAAGTCGCGCAACACCCATAGCGCGGTGTTCTGCGAGGTGCGGGTGGACGAGGAGCTGGGCGTCGTCCGTGTGACGCGAGTGGTGAGCGCGATCGCGGCCGGCAGGATCATCAACCCCAAGACCGCGCGCAGCCAGATACTCGGCGGGGTCGTGATGGGGATCGGCGCGGCGCTGCACGAGGAAAGCTTCCTCGATCACCGGCTCGGCCGGTTCATGAACAACAATTACGCGGAATATCATGTGCCTGCCCATGCCGACATCCACGATATCGAGGTGATCTTCGTCCACGAACCCGACCCCGAAGTCACCCCGCTCGGCGTGAAGGGCCTGGGCGAGATCGGTATAGTCGGCACTGCGGCCGCAGTCGCAAATGCCATTTATCACGCGACCGGGGTGCGGGTACGCAGCCTGCCGGTCACGATCGACAAGCTGCTCGTGGACTGAAGCCGCGCTTCCCGCATGGCGCTCCCGGCCACCTGCGGTGATCGCGCGGGATGGCGGGTCGCATGAATGTCAGGGAGCGGGATATCGGGCGACGATTGCGGCGAGCTCTGCCGAAATCGCGTCTGCATCGCGGATAAGGTCATCGGCCTGCGCATCGATCTCCTGCTGGATGTCGCGCGGCCACTCATGCTCCATCGTCGCGGCAAGCCGGCTGGCAGAATTGAGATAGGTGCTGGTACGCGCTTCCAGCATGGTGCACTGGTCCGCGTCGGTCTCGCTCTGGGTTGTCGGGTGGGCGGCGGCGAGCACCTTGCGAGCGGCGCGAACCAGCGCGCTCATGCGCAGACCGATCATGCCAAGATGCTGGGCGCGCCACTTGTCGACGGTCGCGTTGTCGTAGGCGGTGCGCGTGTCGCGGATTTCCTGGATCAGGAAGTCCGCTTCGGCCTGCGGGGTCATTCTGGATTTCGGTTCGAACATAGGCTTTCTCCATGCTTTGGCGCCTCCCGTACAAGCCGCGCGGTCGCCAGGGTTTTAGGAAGGGGAGGGAGGTCGCCTGGCGGAGCAGGTCGGAGCTAGATCGCCGAAGCGGGCTTCGCGGGGCTATTTGCCGGTGATCTTCACCCCGATGATGTCGGCGAGCTCGATGAGTGCAGTGAAGGTGTCGGCATCGGCGACGATGTCGACCGGCGCTTCGACGCTGCTGAATGGATCGGGCGCCAGCCGGTCGCCGAACAGAATGAGGGCCCGCGCGCTGTCATCCTGACGCGATACCCAGCCCAGGCCCTGCACGTCCGGACACTGGGCATGGATGGCCTCCGCCCAGGCGCGGGTCTGCGGATAGATATCCTTGTCGCTCTCGATGAGATCGACCCGCGGAACACCAAGCTTGCGCAGCGCGGCGCTGCCGAGATCGGCGAGCCTGAGGTCCGCGGCGGGTTGCAATCTGGAATAACGATGCTTCCTGAGCTTGCGTTTCGCGATGGTCTTCAGTCCCGGCGCATGAGGCACATCGTGGAAGACCGTTTCCATGGCGGCGCATTCGAGCGTCGTGCCGCCATAGAGGGTAGGGATCGCATTGCCGGCGGCATTGCGGAGCGGACTGAAGCGCGCGTTGCCGTGTGGACCGGGGTTGAAGGCATCCGGCGCATATTCATCGGGATGGATGCGATGGATGGTCACGTCCGCAGGCCAGCTCGTCCGCTTGACGAGGGCATCAAGATTATCTGGCGGCGTGGCAATAGTGCGCGAAGGAGCGGCACTCGCCGGAGCGGAGGGGGCTAAAGGGGAGGCGGGAAGGGCAGCAAGCGTCCTCTTCCGCGTCGGAGCCTTGGCGGGCCGAGAGCCTGTCGGCCCGGACTTGGCGCCTTTAGCCATGCTGCACGCCGGCAATCTCGTCTTGTGCCGCTGCCAGGACGCGTCCGGGATCGCTCACGAGGAGATCCTTGGGAAGCGCGCCGCCCAGGAAACCATTGGTGGACGCAAACCAGATCGCAATATCCCAGGAGTCGAGTTCGTCGCCGAACACCTCGAGGATAGGCGCGAGGCTCTTCACGGGACGATACTGCGCCTCCGGGTCGAGCGCATAAGCTGGGTAGAGATCATTGCCATCGTGGCGCAGCGCGAAGATCCTACCTTCGCGCTTCCATTTATTTGGCTGGGCGCTCGAATTTTGCCCAGTAAACCCTGCGATTTCGGATAATTTGGCCGCAGTGACCCATTCCGCGCCTTCCAACACAGCTTTGCGCGCTTCCGCATTCATCCGCGCCTGGGTAAGCAGACGCTCAGGAGGCGAAACGGCCGGTACCAGCGCATCGACCAACTTTTCGAGGGTCGTCGTCTCTCGATTGGCAAGATTGCGCAGGATCATCGGCGCGATCAGCCGCACCGCTTCGGCAAAAGCAGAGGCTGCAGCTTCACCGCCATGTTCGAGCTGAAAGGCGATGATGGGGCCGTCGTCGTCCTTTAGGCGCGCGCGTAAATCGCGTGCGGAGCCGGTGAGCGGCTTGATACGGACGTCCGAGAAATCCGACGCTGTTGCAGTGGCCATGATCGCCTCATTGGATATGATGGATATCCATATAGCATGATATTCTAAATAATCAATGAGAGGGGTCGAGTCCAAAAAGCATGTGCCGCGCTTTGTGCCGCGCGGCACATTCTCGCTTCGACAAGTGAGTTGATCGCCAGCATGCCCGCCTCAGAAGAGGGGCGGAGCGAAGCTTGTTAACCAAGCCATGTCATAGCGCTTTAACCAGGCTATCAACGTAGGGACATTGCATGCGGGTTTTGTTGATCGAAGACGACAATACGGTCGCGAGTGCCCTCGAGCTGATGCTGAGTGCCGAGGGGTTCAATGTCTATTCGACCGACTTGGGCGAGGAAGGCCTCGATCTCGGCAAATCCTATGATTACGATCTCATCTGTCTCGACCTCAACCTGCCGGACATGCACGGTTTCGACGTCCTCAAGAAGCTGCGGATGGGCCGGGTCGAGACACCGGTGCTGATCCTCTCGGGGATTTCGGAACTGGATTCCAAGGTCCGTGCCTTCGCCATGGGCGCGGACGAGTATCTGACCAAACCCTTCCACAAGGTCGAGCTGGTCGCACGGATCAACGCCGTCGTCCGCCGGTCGAAGGGTCATGCCGAGTCCGTCATACGTATCGGCAAGATTGCCGTGAACCTCGATGGGAAGGTCGCCGAAGTCGACGGGGCCCGAATACATCTGACAGGCAAGGAATATGCGATGCTCGAGCTGCTGGCCCTGCGCCAGGGCTCAACGCTCACCAAGGAAATGTTCCTGAACCATCTTTATGGCGGCATTGACGAACCGGAGCTCAAGATCATCGATGTTTTCATCTGCAAGCTACGAAAGAAATTGACCCTCGCATGCGGCGGCGAAAACTATATCGAAACGGTGTGGGGCCGCGGCTACATGCTCCGGGCGCCAGGCGAGGAGGCCTTTGAGCAAGCAGCCTAAAGCTTTGGGTGTTCCACACGCCTCGTATCTTTCGGCAGGGTGGATGTGCTGATGCCGTCCCTTTGAGCGCGGCAGTCCGCGCTTTCCCCTTGGGTGCACCGCTCGGCTCTGACTAGATCGGCCTCAGCCTTCGTCATCAAGCTTCGAGCAGTCGCTCGAGGCCCTTGGCGACGCATTGCGCGGGCTCATCGGCCGTCATGACCTCAAGACCCGTTGCGTCTGCGATCATGGTGCGCATCAAGGGCACCAACGCGCTGCCGCCGGTCAGCAGGATGCCCTTGTCGTGGATGTCCTGACTGAGGTCTGGCGCGGTCTGCCCGAGCACGTCGCGCACGACCTTTACGATCTGGGCCACATGTTTTTCGACGACCCGGTCGAGATCGGCCATCTTGATCGCAATCGTCTTGGGCAGGCCGGTGCGCAGGCAGCGTCCGCTGACGGGTATCGCATCGCCTTGCGCGCTGCGTGAGCCCTTATGCGCGACATAGTCGAGCTTGAGCTGTTCGGCCGAGCGATCGCCGATGAGGAATTTGTGCTGGAGATGGACCTGGTCGGCGAGCGCGCGATTGAGCGTGTCGCCGCCGATCCGCACGGATCCGGTGCCGCAAATCCCGCCAAGCGAGAAGACTGCAACCTCGGTCGTTCCCGCGCCGCATTCCACGATCATCGATCCGGCGGGCTCATCGACGGCAAGCCCGGCCCCGATGGCCGCGGCGAGCGGCTCGGTCAAAAGCGTGATCGGGCCGAGCCCGGCGTCGGCGGCGGCGGTGAGCATAGCTCCGCGCTCCGCCTGGGTCGCATCGGCGGGCACGCCAATGATGGCGGCAGGCGTGCGCCAGCGGCTCCGGCCCCTGGCCTTCGACAGGGCATAGCGTAACACCCGTTTCGCCGCATCGATGTCCTGTAGCACCCCGCGACATAGCGGTCGCGCGATGCGCAGGGCCGCTGGTGTGCGGTCGATCATCGCATAGGCCTCGCGGCCGGCGGCAAACAGGCTGGTCATGTTATGCTTGCCCGCGACACAGCATAGCGACGGCTCGTCGAAAACGAGGCCGTCGCCGCGACGCAGGACGCGGATGTTCGCGGTCCCGAAATCGATTGCGATCTCAGGTCGCCGCTGTGGCAGGAAGGTCGTCATAGGATCGTCCTACCCGTCCCTGGCCACATTGTCTTCCATCTTGGCGTCGTTCGAAGCCATGCAGCGTGCGCGAACGGCTCATCGGCTTGACGACCACGTCCCCGCGCCCGGAGCACGAAGCGGAATTGTGCAATTGATGGGCGGCGACGAAGAGCCCATTGGGCCGCGGGCCGTAGGCACAGGGCGGCCTATATGACGCCAAGCGCCCGCATCGCTTCGGCCACGCGGACGAAGCCGGCGATGTTTGCGCCAAGGACATAGTCGCCAGGCGTTCCGAACTCGTCGGCGGTCGATGCACAGGTGTCATGGATGCGGCGCATGATATCGGCAAGGCGCTGCTCGGTCTGCTCGAACGTCCAGCTGTCGCGCGACGCGTTCTGCTGCATTTCCAGTGCCGAGGTCGCCACGCCGCCTGCATTGGCGGCTTTGCCGGGCGCGAAGAGGACCCCCGCCTCCCTGAAGAAGCGTACGGCTTCCGGCGTCGAGGGCATGTTCGCGCCTTCGCCAACGGCGATCACGCCGTTCTGGATGAGCGCTTTGGCGTCGCGGCCAGTGAGCTCGTTCTGGGTGGCGGATGGCATCGCGATTTCGCAGGGGACGTCCCAGATGGAGCCGGTATCGGAGAAACGCGCTCCGTCGCCCTTGAGCCTGGCATATTCCGAAATGCGTTCCCGGCGGCTTTCCTTGACCTCCTTGAGGAGTGCGAGATCGATGCCGCCCTCATCGACGACATAGCCGCTCGAGTCCGAGCAGGCGACGACCTTGCCCCCGAATTCGGTGATCTTTTCGGCGGTGTAGATGGCGACATTGCCCGAGCCCGACACCACCACGCGGCGATTATCGAAGGTGAGTTGCTTGGTCGCGAGCATGCGCTCGACGAAGTAGACCGCGCCGTAGCCGGTTGCTTCGGTCCGGGCGCGCGAGCCGCCGTAGACCAGGCCCTTGCCAGAAAGGACGCCGGCTTCGTAGCGATTGGTCAGGCGCTTGTACTGGCCGAAGAGATAGCCGATTTCTCGTCCGCCCACGCCGATGTCGCCGGCGGGGACGTCGGTATATTCGCCCAGGTGACGATGAAGCTCGGTCATGTAGGACTGGCAGAAGCGCATGATTTCGCCGTCTGACCGGCCGCGCGGATCGAAGTCGGAGCCGCCCTTGCCGCCACCGATTGGAAGGCCGGTGAGCGCGTTCTTGAACGTCTGCTCGAAGCCGAGGAATTTGATGATGCCGACGTTGACCGACGGATGAAAGCGAAGGCCGCCCTTATAGGGTCCGAGCGCCGAGTTGAACTGTACGCGAAAGCCGCGGTTGATGTGCACCTGGCCCTGGTCGTCGACCCAGGGGACGCGGAAAATGATCTGGCGCTCGGGCTCGCAGATCCGCTCGATGAGGGCGTTCTCGAGATAGCTGGGATATTTCGCGACGACGCGGCCCAGGCTTTCGAGGACCTCGGTCACGGCTTGGTGGAATTCGAGTTCTCCTGCATTCCGGCGCAGGACCTGATCGAGCACGGGCTCGAGCTTCTCATCGATCTTCGACATGATTTCTCCCAAGGGCGAACACCCTCAAGCGCTTAATGCGAGGCTGTACGAAAGGCCATCGCGGTGTCTTCGGTGAGAGCGGTGGGGGTGGCAGGCGCGCTATTCGCGTAGATGCGGTTTGCTAGCAGGTCATTGAGGGCCATCGCCTTTGGCTCAGGCGTTCGGCTTGTCGGCGAGTGCTGTGCAGATCGCGCTGGGGGTCCATCCGGTTTCGGTCGCGGTTTGGACGATCGTATTATAGGTAAGGTCCTTGAGATCGGCGGCTATGCGCGCGCACTCCTCGTCGAACCAGGGATCTAGTTCCTCCATATATTCCAGGAGCGCCGCTTTAACGAGCAGCATATTGACCGAGAGGGAGAAGGCTAGGCCGTCCGGCCTTTGGTGCTCGTTCCAGACGGCGATGAGAGGCATGTCTGCCTGGGCCGCTTCGAACGCCTTTTCAGACTGCAGATCGGAGCAGTAGACCGGCTTCAGACCGTGGACGTCGGCCAGATGATTGAGGGTTGCCTGGCGGAAAGCCGCTCGAATTTCGTCATCGGAGATGACCAGAGCTGCTTTCTCCGTTTGCCCGGGCAGTTTCACCACCTTCGCCGATGGGGCACCGCGCAATTGCTGCTTCAGCCAGTCGAACATGCGAAATGCTCCAACCCAGGGTCCACGCCTGCTGATAAGAATATCTGAGTGTTTCGTCTTGGGAAGAGCGATAAATCAGGGACTCGGGCAGCATGCGGGCGCCCAGGGCTAGACTGGTTCCGCGAACCCTGATCTTCTAGCAGCAAAGCATCCGTAGCGGTTGATATACCGCGTTTTTGCTTGGTTTATCTCTCTATTCTGGATACTTCCGGGCCTGTGACGGGGGGACGTGTGGGCTTCAAGGTAGCGGCGAGGACGATTCTGGAATTGGGGGCTGAGCTGATCAGCACCGACGCCATCGCCCTGTATGAATTGATCAAGAACAGCTATGATGCCGGCTCCAAACGCGCGACGCTGGACATCCACACAGTCCTCAAGTTCAGTGAGCTGCGCAACTTCAGGCAGCGCCTGGCGGCCGCACAGCGGCTTGTCCAGGACGAGGGTGCGGACGAGGATGAGCTGGTCGATCGGCTGCGCGCGCAGCTTGTCGATCGCCTGGACTCTACAGCTGTTCAACCCGCGCTTGACGCCTTCCAGGCGGCACTTGCTGCGGTTGATGACCTGGAAGAGCTCGGGGAAGCGGTCGAAACGCAATTTGAGAAGCTAAACTACATCGATGTCATCGACACGGGCGAAGGCATGAGCCT includes the following:
- a CDS encoding Glutamate dehydrogenase (NADP(+)) (PFAM: Glu/Leu/Phe/Val dehydrogenase, C terminal; Glu/Leu/Phe/Val dehydrogenase, dimerisation region~KEGG: sme:SMa0228 glutamate dehydrogenase) → MSKIDEKLEPVLDQVLRRNAGELEFHQAVTEVLESLGRVVAKYPSYLENALIERICEPERQIIFRVPWVDDQGQVHINRGFRVQFNSALGPYKGGLRFHPSVNVGIIKFLGFEQTFKNALTGLPIGGGKGGSDFDPRGRSDGEIMRFCQSYMTELHRHLGEYTDVPAGDIGVGGREIGYLFGQYKRLTNRYEAGVLSGKGLVYGGSRARTEATGYGAVYFVERMLATKQLTFDNRRVVVSGSGNVAIYTAEKITEFGGKVVACSDSSGYVVDEGGIDLALLKEVKESRRERISEYARLKGDGARFSDTGSIWDVPCEIAMPSATQNELTGRDAKALIQNGVIAVGEGANMPSTPEAVRFFREAGVLFAPGKAANAGGVATSALEMQQNASRDSWTFEQTEQRLADIMRRIHDTCASTADEFGTPGDYVLGANIAGFVRVAEAMRALGVI
- a CDS encoding cell shape determining protein MreB/Mrl (PFAM: cell shape determining protein MreB/Mrl~KEGG: gbe:GbCGDNIH1_1470 rod shape-determining protein MreB), producing MTTFLPQRRPEIAIDFGTANIRVLRRGDGLVFDEPSLCCVAGKHNMTSLFAAGREAYAMIDRTPAALRIARPLCRGVLQDIDAAKRVLRYALSKARGRSRWRTPAAIIGVPADATQAERGAMLTAAADAGLGPITLLTEPLAAAIGAGLAVDEPAGSMIVECGAGTTEVAVFSLGGICGTGSVRIGGDTLNRALADQVHLQHKFLIGDRSAEQLKLDYVAHKGSRSAQGDAIPVSGRCLRTGLPKTIAIKMADLDRVVEKHVAQIVKVVRDVLGQTAPDLSQDIHDKGILLTGGSALVPLMRTMIADATGLEVMTADEPAQCVAKGLERLLEA
- a CDS encoding cell cycle transcriptional regulator CtrA (PFAM: response regulator receiver; transcriptional regulator domain protein~KEGG: eli:ELI_14230 DNA-binding response regulator CtrA) — protein: MRVLLIEDDNTVASALELMLSAEGFNVYSTDLGEEGLDLGKSYDYDLICLDLNLPDMHGFDVLKKLRMGRVETPVLILSGISELDSKVRAFAMGADEYLTKPFHKVELVARINAVVRRSKGHAESVIRIGKIAVNLDGKVAEVDGARIHLTGKEYAMLELLALRQGSTLTKEMFLNHLYGGIDEPELKIIDVFICKLRKKLTLACGGENYIETVWGRGYMLRAPGEEAFEQAA
- a CDS encoding RES (PFAM: RES~KEGG: eba:ebA2475 hypothetical protein) — protein: MAKGAKSGPTGSRPAKAPTRKRTLAALPASPLAPSAPASAAPSRTIATPPDNLDALVKRTSWPADVTIHRIHPDEYAPDAFNPGPHGNARFSPLRNAAGNAIPTLYGGTTLECAAMETVFHDVPHAPGLKTIAKRKLRKHRYSRLQPAADLRLADLGSAALRKLGVPRVDLIESDKDIYPQTRAWAEAIHAQCPDVQGLGWVSRQDDSARALILFGDRLAPDPFSSVEAPVDIVADADTFTALIELADIIGVKITGK
- a CDS encoding xanthine dehydrogenase, molybdenum binding subunit apoprotein (PFAM: aldehyde oxidase and xanthine dehydrogenase, a/b hammerhead; aldehyde oxidase and xanthine dehydrogenase, molybdopterin binding~KEGG: aav:Aave_4012 aldehyde oxidase and xanthine dehydrogenase, molybdopterin binding); translation: MAAIIAHDGIGAPLSRVEGLLKVTGKARYAAEYPATGLLHGVVVNAAIARGRITRIDDSAARAVAGVVDVLTHENRLEIASADKKFQDDVAPPGSPLRPLCDAQIHYNGQPVALVVAETFEAARYAASLVELGYEQDAHNTRFEVALAEKFVPRKKRSGYYPPKNRGDARSAFEAAPVTIAGDYHKGAEHHNPMEMHASTVFFEGDGRLTVHDKTQGPQNVQAYLAGAFDLKADDVRVLNPFVGGAFGSGLRPQYNVYLAAMAALKLKRSVRVVLTRQQMFTHTHRPECLNSISLGAERDGTLTAILTDATTLTSRFENYMETVVNWGMMNYACENAEGASYIAPVDTYTPGDMRAPGAATGMTQFEMAMDELSYAVGIDPLDLRVKNYSNIDAMNGTEFTSKALREAYAQGAQAFGWDRRSPQPRSMREGKELIGWGMATGMWDAMFSKCAARATLKTDGTLEVASAMSDIGTGTYTVMTQVAADTLGLPASAITAKLGDSTLPLSPVEGGSWGAASVGAAVQLACHGVAARLAKAAAKMDGDPLEGAKLDDLLFENGTMRRRDGKGEAVPFTAAMEAAALDRIEVEKTAQPGPLDMVSLMRKSRNTHSAVFCEVRVDEELGVVRVTRVVSAIAAGRIINPKTARSQILGGVVMGIGAALHEESFLDHRLGRFMNNNYAEYHVPAHADIHDIEVIFVHEPDPEVTPLGVKGLGEIGIVGTAAAVANAIYHATGVRVRSLPVTIDKLLVD
- a CDS encoding conserved hypothetical protein (KEGG: eba:ebA2473 hypothetical protein) yields the protein MATATASDFSDVRIKPLTGSARDLRARLKDDDGPIIAFQLEHGGEAAASAFAEAVRLIAPMILRNLANRETTTLEKLVDALVPAVSPPERLLTQARMNAEARKAVLEGAEWVTAAKLSEIAGFTGQNSSAQPNKWKREGRIFALRHDGNDLYPAYALDPEAQYRPVKSLAPILEVFGDELDSWDIAIWFASTNGFLGGALPKDLLVSDPGRVLAAAQDEIAGVQHG